In Chryseobacterium sp., the genomic window TTTTTCTGATATATATTTTTCTCAAAACCCGCTTCCGCAACAGCATGAACATTTCCTTTTATTTTTGAAGAGATAAACCCCTGGTATAACTTTCTGTCAGAAAAAAAGGCAGCCCCTGTGTTAAGGACATCCCAGCCAACCATAAAGTTGGGTTCATATTTCCAATGCTCCTTTTCCTTTTTCTCTTCTTTTTTATTCTGTGCCCAGCTGAGTATTCCTATAATACTAAAAAAGAAGGAAAAGATTAGTCTTGTCTTCATTCTCTATTTGATTTAGTCCTACTTCCAGATTTTTAACAGGAGTCGGAGTTATTAATTCTGAAGTTAAATTCTCATAAGATTTCTTGATTCCGCATCCGGGAGAAACATACGTAGACTTAGTCGTATATTTAACCCTTACTTTGGCTTCAGCGCCCTTATTGGTGAGTCTAAAGTATACATCGGTATAAGGTGAATCGTCTACCCTTAAAGGAATAAGCCTGGAATCCAGCTTCCCAAGTCCGCCCAGCTGCACTTTTCCGGAACCATAATCTACCGCTACATACAACGAGTCCAATGTTTGTTCTTTTCCAGATTCCAATGATTTGAATGCAACCTTCATTCTTGGAGTTCCCTCTCCGCTTTCACAGATGTCATCATCTCCGCCACAGGAAAAAAGCATTCCCAGCAAACAAGTGAGTATGAGAAATTTAAAGTATTTCATATTAAGATTTGAAACTCAAATTTAAATAATTTTATTTTTTAACGAGCAAAGCGATATTTTCAACGTGGTGAGTCTGCGGGAACATATCTACAGGCAATATCTTCACTAAAGTATAATGTTCTTTCATCAATGCTAAATCTCTTGCCTGCGTCGCTGAATTACAGCTTACATACACCACTTTTTCAGGGGAAAGCTTTAAGATCTGCTCTACCACTTTCTGGTGCATTCCGTCTCTTGGCGGATCCGTTATCAAGACATCTGCCTTAGGATGATTCGCTAAGAATTCATCGTTGAAAATATCTTTCATATCCCCACAATAGAATGTACAGTTGGTAAGACCGTTCAATGCAGCATGCTCAATAG contains:
- a CDS encoding DUF6452 family protein; amino-acid sequence: MKYFKFLILTCLLGMLFSCGGDDDICESGEGTPRMKVAFKSLESGKEQTLDSLYVAVDYGSGKVQLGGLGKLDSRLIPLRVDDSPYTDVYFRLTNKGAEAKVRVKYTTKSTYVSPGCGIKKSYENLTSELITPTPVKNLEVGLNQIENEDKTNLFLLF